Proteins encoded together in one Ammospiza nelsoni isolate bAmmNel1 chromosome Z, bAmmNel1.pri, whole genome shotgun sequence window:
- the QNG1 gene encoding queuosine 5'-phosphate N-glycosylase/hydrolase, translating into MEVFPSPLESAKFIAEHSKDVSVDEEGARRVAESLFDKASAAEFGLAGWKSLHELNPRAADKEAVDWVFLVDTLNFSFWSEQEERKYLVKYKDKTYSGYWSLCAAVNRALDDGIPITSASYFATMTLDQVRHVFRSDTEVPLPLTEERHRVLNESGIVLLEKFGGSFLTCVKMSEKSAQKLLHLILENFPSYRDEAVFEKKKVSFYKRAQILVADTWSVLEGKGDGSFDDISSLTIFADYRIPQVLVHLKAMKYSEKLMKKLREGTVFQSGDKEEVEIRGCSIWCCALICKHLQELYQKKGQDMHEKINAVLLDYYLWDYARDHRAEMKDIPFHRVRCIYY; encoded by the exons ATGGAGGTGTTCCCGTCCCCCCTGGAGTCCGCCAAGTTCATAGCCGAGCACAGCAAAGATGTCTCCGTGGACGAGGAGGGAGCGCGACGGGTGGCGGAGAGCCTGTTCGACAAAGCCTCGGCAGCGGAGTTCGGGCTGGCGGGGTGGAAAAGCCTACACGAGCTGAACCCCCGGGCCGCCGACAAGGAGGCTGTAGACTGGGTGTTCCTGGTGGACACCCTCAACTTCTCCTTCTGGTCCGAGCAGGAGGAGCGCAAGTACCTTGTGAAGTACAAGGATAAAACCTACAGCGGCTACTGGTCGCTGTGCGCCGCCGTCAATAGGGCCCTGGACGACG GAATACCTATCACCAGTGCATCCTATTTTGCCACCATGACGCTTGACCAAGTTAGGCACGTATTTCGCTCTGACACAGAAGTGCCTTTGCCCTTGACTGAAGAAAGACACCGGGTGCTGAACGAAAGTGGAATAGTTCTGTTAGAGAAGTTTGGAGGTTCCTTCCTCACCTGCGTTAAAATGAGTGAGAAGAGTGCTCAGAAACTGCTACATCTCATACTGGAAAATTTTCCTTCTTACAGAGATGAAGCTGTATTTGAG aaaaagaagGTGTCTTTCTACAAACGGGCACAAATACTTGTGGCTGACACATGGAGTGTTTTAGAAGGCAAAGGAGATGGTTCGTTTGATGATATATCCAGTCTGACAATATTTGCTGACTACAGAATTCCACAAGTTCTTGTTCACTTAAAAGCAATGAAgtattctgaaaaattaatgaagaaacTACGTGAAG GAACAGTTTTCCAGTCTGGAGACAAAGAAGAGGTAGAGATCCGTGGCTGTTCTATTTGGTGTTGTGCATTGATTTGTAAGCACCTTCAGGAGCTCTATCAGAAGAAGGGTCAGGACATGCATGAAAAAATCAATGCAGTTTTACTCGATTATTATCTTTGGGATTATGCCAGAGATCACAGGGCAGAGATGAAAGATATCCCGTTCCACCGAGTACGGTGTATATATTACTAA